The proteins below are encoded in one region of Metabacillus dongyingensis:
- a CDS encoding dihydrolipoamide acetyltransferase family protein, whose translation MAVEQMTMPQLGESVTEGTISKWLVSVGDTVNKYDPIAEVMTDKVNAEVPSSFTGVIKELVADEGDTLAVGEIICKVEVGGGSEGYSAENEPVTPASEETIKEQPEQQTDQSNKKRYSPAVLRLAQENDIDLEQVTGSGAGGRITRKDLQQIIESGNIPSSGNRGNAAVQEAPAKAEAKQNVPAAAPQKAAQPAAASVSAQPGDIEIPVTGIRKAIASNMLRSKHEAPHAWTMIEVDTTNLVEYRNSIKNEFKQKEGFNLTFFAFFVKAVAQALKEFPQINSMWAGESIIQKKDINISIAVATDDALFVPVIKHADEKTIKGIAREISELAGKVRAGKLTADEMKGGTFTVNNTGSFGSVQSMGIINYPQAAILQVESIVKRPVVMNNGMIAVRDMVNLCMSLDHRVLDGLVCGRFLARVKEILENTSKDTTSVY comes from the coding sequence ATGGCAGTTGAACAGATGACCATGCCCCAGCTTGGGGAAAGTGTAACGGAAGGCACCATCAGTAAATGGCTTGTATCAGTCGGTGATACAGTAAACAAATACGATCCGATTGCTGAGGTTATGACAGATAAGGTAAATGCAGAGGTTCCATCTTCATTTACAGGCGTAATCAAAGAATTGGTTGCAGATGAGGGCGATACGCTTGCTGTCGGCGAAATCATTTGTAAAGTCGAAGTCGGCGGAGGAAGCGAAGGGTATTCAGCAGAAAATGAACCCGTCACGCCGGCTTCTGAGGAAACAATAAAAGAGCAGCCTGAACAGCAAACGGATCAGTCAAATAAGAAACGATATTCTCCTGCTGTCCTGCGCTTGGCCCAGGAAAACGACATTGATCTTGAACAGGTTACCGGTTCAGGCGCCGGCGGAAGAATCACAAGAAAAGACCTGCAGCAAATCATTGAGAGCGGAAATATCCCCTCATCAGGAAACAGGGGAAATGCAGCTGTTCAAGAAGCGCCAGCTAAAGCTGAAGCAAAGCAAAATGTACCTGCAGCTGCACCTCAGAAAGCTGCACAACCAGCTGCAGCTTCTGTTTCGGCACAGCCGGGAGATATTGAAATTCCTGTTACTGGCATCCGCAAAGCGATCGCCTCTAACATGCTTCGAAGCAAGCACGAGGCACCTCATGCCTGGACGATGATTGAAGTGGATACAACCAATCTGGTTGAATACCGCAATTCTATCAAGAATGAATTCAAGCAAAAAGAAGGATTTAATCTTACATTCTTTGCGTTTTTCGTCAAAGCTGTCGCTCAAGCACTAAAAGAATTCCCGCAAATTAATTCTATGTGGGCTGGCGAAAGCATTATTCAGAAGAAAGACATCAATATCTCTATCGCGGTTGCAACAGATGATGCTCTGTTTGTGCCGGTGATTAAGCATGCAGATGAGAAGACAATTAAAGGCATAGCCCGTGAAATTTCTGAACTTGCAGGCAAGGTCCGTGCAGGTAAATTAACTGCAGATGAAATGAAAGGCGGCACCTTTACTGTAAACAATACAGGTTCATTTGGATCTGTGCAGTCTATGGGAATCATCAACTACCCGCAGGCTGCGATTCTTCAGGTGGAATCAATCGTAAAGCGTCCTGTTGTAATGAACAACGGCATGATTGCAGTGCGGGATATGGTGAATCTGTGCATGTCGCTTGATCACCGTGTGCTTGACGGATTAGTGTGCGGCAGGTTCCTGGCCAGAGTAAAAGAAATTTTAGAGAATACGTCTAAAGACACGACTTCTGTTTATTAA
- a CDS encoding alpha-ketoacid dehydrogenase subunit beta, which produces MPVISYIDAVTMAIREEMERDPKVFVLGEDVGKKGGVFKATAGLYDKFGEERVIDTPLAESAIAGVGIGAAMYGMRPIAEMQFADFIMPAVNQIVSEAAKIRYRSNNDWNCPITIRAPYGGGVHGALYHSQSVEALFANQPGLKIVMPSTPYDVKGLLKAAIRDNDPVLFFEHKRAYRLIKGEVPDDDYVLPIGKADVKREGEDLTIITYGLCVHFALQAAEKLAQDGISAHILDLRTVYPLDKEAIIEAASKTGKVLLLTEDNKEGSIMSEVSAIIAENCLFDLDAPIMRLAGPDVPAMPYAPTMEKYFMINPDKVEAAMRKLAEF; this is translated from the coding sequence ATGCCAGTCATTTCTTATATAGATGCTGTCACGATGGCGATTCGTGAAGAGATGGAACGTGATCCAAAAGTTTTCGTGCTTGGGGAAGATGTAGGCAAAAAAGGCGGAGTTTTTAAAGCAACAGCTGGATTGTACGACAAGTTTGGAGAAGAGCGTGTCATTGATACTCCGCTTGCAGAATCAGCGATTGCAGGTGTAGGAATTGGCGCAGCCATGTACGGAATGAGACCAATTGCAGAAATGCAATTTGCAGACTTTATCATGCCTGCAGTCAATCAGATCGTTTCAGAGGCAGCCAAAATCCGCTATCGTTCAAACAATGATTGGAATTGCCCGATTACGATTCGCGCTCCTTATGGCGGCGGCGTACATGGCGCTCTCTATCACTCTCAATCGGTCGAAGCTTTATTTGCCAATCAGCCGGGTCTTAAAATTGTGATGCCTTCAACTCCTTATGATGTTAAAGGACTGTTAAAGGCTGCAATCAGAGACAATGATCCAGTTCTGTTCTTTGAGCATAAAAGAGCTTACCGTCTCATCAAAGGCGAGGTTCCGGATGATGATTATGTGCTGCCGATCGGAAAAGCTGATGTAAAGCGCGAGGGTGAAGATCTTACAATCATCACTTACGGCTTGTGCGTACATTTTGCTCTCCAAGCTGCAGAAAAGCTTGCGCAAGATGGAATTTCAGCGCATATTCTTGATTTGCGCACAGTTTACCCGCTGGATAAAGAAGCGATTATTGAAGCTGCATCTAAAACAGGAAAAGTCCTTTTACTGACGGAAGATAACAAAGAAGGAAGCATCATGAGCGAAGTGTCAGCCATCATTGCTGAAAACTGCCTATTTGATTTGGATGCACCAATCATGCGTCTTGCAGGTCCTGATGTGCCGGCAATGCCATATGCTCCAACAATGGAAAAATATTTTATGATCAATCCAGATAAAGTTGAAGCGGCTATGCGGAAGCTTGCTGAATTTTAA
- a CDS encoding thiamine pyrophosphate-dependent dehydrogenase E1 component subunit alpha, translating into MAENRHKTLGLSDQDVLEMYETMVMARKIDERMWLLNRSGKIPFVISCQGQEAAQVGAAFALDRKKDYALPYYRDMGVVLAFGMTAKQLMLSGFAKAEDPNSGGRQMPGHFGQKENRIVTGSSPVTTQVPHAVGIALAGKMEKKDLVTFVTFGEGSSNQGDFHEGANFAGVHKLPVIFMCENNKYAISVPYEKQVACEKISDRAIGYGMPGYTVDGNDPLEVYQAVKEAADRGRRGEGPTLIEAISYRLTPHSSDDDDRSYRGQEEVSEAKKNDPILKFAVYLKETGVMTDEKEKEIHDEIMKVVNEATDYAESAPYADAESALKYVYAE; encoded by the coding sequence ATGGCTGAGAATCGTCATAAAACACTTGGTTTATCTGATCAAGATGTTCTTGAAATGTATGAAACAATGGTCATGGCGCGCAAAATCGATGAACGCATGTGGCTGTTGAACCGTTCAGGAAAAATTCCATTTGTTATTTCATGTCAGGGACAGGAAGCGGCTCAGGTTGGTGCTGCGTTTGCTCTTGACCGCAAAAAAGACTATGCACTACCTTACTACCGGGATATGGGTGTTGTTCTTGCGTTTGGCATGACTGCAAAGCAATTGATGCTTTCGGGTTTTGCAAAAGCAGAAGATCCAAACTCAGGCGGACGCCAAATGCCAGGTCACTTTGGACAAAAAGAAAACCGCATTGTTACAGGCTCATCACCGGTTACAACTCAAGTGCCTCATGCCGTTGGAATTGCTCTTGCCGGCAAAATGGAGAAGAAGGATCTTGTTACGTTTGTCACGTTCGGAGAAGGATCATCAAACCAGGGAGACTTCCATGAAGGAGCAAACTTTGCCGGAGTACATAAGCTTCCTGTCATTTTTATGTGTGAAAACAATAAATATGCAATCAGCGTTCCATACGAAAAGCAAGTTGCATGCGAGAAAATCTCAGACCGTGCGATTGGCTACGGAATGCCTGGCTATACAGTGGATGGAAATGACCCGCTTGAAGTGTACCAGGCTGTAAAAGAAGCTGCAGACAGAGGGCGCCGCGGAGAGGGCCCTACACTGATAGAAGCAATCTCATACCGTTTAACTCCTCACTCAAGTGATGACGATGACCGTTCATACCGCGGACAGGAAGAAGTCTCAGAAGCTAAGAAGAATGATCCGATCTTAAAATTTGCCGTTTATTTAAAAGAGACTGGCGTCATGACGGATGAGAAGGAAAAAGAAATTCATGACGAGATTATGAAGGTTGTAAACGAAGCAACAGATTACGCTGAAAGTGCTCCATATGCAGATGCAGAGTCTGCACTTAAATACGTATACGCAGAGTAA
- the lpdA gene encoding dihydrolipoyl dehydrogenase, with translation MATDYDLVIVGGGTGGYVAAIRASQLGLKTAIVEKGKLGGTCLHAGCIPSKALLRSAEVFATAKRSEEFGVITSGVELDFTKVQERKQSIIDTLHKGVQHLMKQGKIDVYEGTGRILGPSIFSPMPGTISVEMNNGEENEMLIPKNVIVSTGSRPRSLPGLEIDGESVLTSDEALVLESLPKSIIIVGGGVIGIEWASMLSDFGLEVTVLEYADRILPTEDAEISKEMQRLLKKKGINVVTGAKVLSETLEKGKAVSISAEHKGDVKTFSAEKILVSVGRQANVEGIGIENTDIQLENGFIKTNQFMQTKESHIYAIGDVVGGLQLAHVASHEGITAVEHIAGHTPSAIDYKKVSRCVYSTPEIASVGYTEDEAKKAGFEVKTGKFSFRAIGKALVFGESDGFVKLIADAKTDDLLGVHMIGPHVTDMISEAGLAMVLDATPWEIGQTIHPHPTLSEAIGEAALAVDGKAIHS, from the coding sequence ATGGCAACAGATTATGATCTCGTCATTGTAGGCGGGGGAACAGGCGGATATGTAGCTGCAATTCGCGCAAGCCAGCTTGGCTTAAAAACAGCCATTGTTGAAAAAGGAAAACTTGGAGGCACTTGTCTTCATGCGGGATGTATTCCAAGCAAAGCATTGCTCAGAAGTGCAGAAGTATTTGCAACTGCAAAAAGAAGCGAAGAGTTTGGCGTTATTACTTCAGGAGTTGAGCTTGATTTCACGAAGGTTCAGGAACGGAAACAATCGATTATTGATACGCTTCATAAAGGCGTTCAGCATTTAATGAAGCAAGGGAAAATTGATGTTTATGAAGGAACTGGCCGTATTTTGGGTCCTTCTATTTTCTCTCCAATGCCCGGAACAATTTCTGTTGAGATGAATAACGGCGAGGAAAATGAAATGCTTATTCCTAAAAATGTGATTGTCTCTACAGGCTCAAGACCCCGCAGTCTGCCAGGTCTGGAAATTGACGGTGAGTCTGTTTTAACGTCTGATGAAGCTCTTGTGCTTGAATCGCTGCCTAAATCAATCATTATTGTAGGCGGAGGGGTAATCGGAATAGAGTGGGCTTCTATGCTGTCTGATTTTGGACTGGAAGTCACTGTACTTGAGTACGCAGATCGTATCCTGCCTACTGAAGATGCTGAAATATCGAAAGAAATGCAGCGCTTGCTTAAGAAAAAAGGAATTAACGTTGTAACAGGTGCTAAAGTGCTGTCTGAAACCCTTGAAAAAGGAAAAGCTGTTTCTATCAGTGCTGAACATAAAGGTGATGTAAAAACCTTCTCTGCTGAAAAAATTCTTGTTTCAGTCGGACGTCAGGCAAATGTTGAAGGCATCGGCATTGAAAACACAGATATTCAGCTTGAGAATGGCTTTATTAAAACGAATCAATTCATGCAGACTAAAGAATCACATATCTATGCGATTGGAGACGTTGTAGGCGGCCTTCAGCTTGCGCATGTTGCTTCACATGAGGGCATTACAGCTGTTGAGCATATTGCAGGACATACGCCTTCTGCAATTGATTATAAAAAAGTTTCCAGATGTGTATACAGTACACCTGAAATTGCAAGCGTCGGGTATACAGAAGATGAAGCGAAAAAAGCGGGTTTTGAAGTGAAAACAGGCAAATTTTCATTCCGTGCAATCGGCAAAGCGCTTGTTTTTGGGGAATCTGATGGGTTTGTCAAATTAATAGCTGATGCAAAAACAGATGATCTCCTTGGTGTTCATATGATTGGACCACATGTGACAGATATGATATCTGAAGCAGGGCTTGCTATGGTGCTTGATGCAACTCCTTGGGAAATTGGACAAACCATTCATCCTCATCCAACGCTATCTGAAGCAATAGGTGAAGCGGCACTTGCAGTTGATGGGAAAGCAATCCACTCTTAA
- the buk gene encoding butyrate kinase, which produces MQEKEYRILVINPGSTSTKIGVFDNERSIFEKTIRHDADIINAFNSIIDQYEFRKQTILETLDEEGINISKLSAVCGRGGLLRPIEGGTYHVNEQMLHDLRIGFAGQHASNLGGIIAFEIAGGLNIPSFIVDPVVVDEMETIAKVSGVPSIERKSIFHALNQKSVARKVAQQYGKKYSEMNLIVAHMGGGITVGVHKLGKVIDVNNGLHGDGPFSPERAGTVPAGDLVNLCYSGDYYREEVMKMLVGNGGLVGYLGTNDGQKVERMIAEGNQKAKLIFDAMAYQIGKEIGAASSVLKGRVDAIILTGGLAYGKKFVKEISSYIDWIADVNVFPGENELQALTEGALRVLRGEEEAKEYPNKKVNSKIYNQI; this is translated from the coding sequence TTGCAAGAAAAAGAATATCGGATTCTCGTCATAAATCCCGGTTCAACCTCGACGAAAATTGGTGTATTTGATAATGAACGATCTATTTTTGAAAAAACAATCCGGCATGATGCGGATATAATAAATGCCTTTAACAGCATCATTGATCAATATGAATTCAGGAAACAGACTATACTTGAAACGCTGGATGAAGAAGGCATTAATATCTCTAAATTAAGCGCAGTATGCGGAAGAGGCGGACTGCTCCGCCCAATAGAGGGCGGAACTTATCATGTGAATGAACAAATGCTTCACGATCTTCGCATCGGTTTTGCAGGACAGCACGCTTCAAATTTGGGAGGCATCATAGCATTTGAAATAGCCGGCGGGTTAAATATTCCTTCTTTCATTGTGGATCCGGTCGTTGTTGATGAAATGGAAACGATCGCGAAAGTATCCGGAGTTCCATCTATTGAACGAAAGAGCATTTTTCATGCATTAAACCAAAAATCCGTTGCGAGAAAAGTTGCTCAGCAGTACGGAAAAAAATACAGCGAAATGAACTTGATTGTGGCTCATATGGGCGGCGGGATAACGGTCGGAGTTCACAAGCTCGGGAAAGTAATTGATGTCAACAATGGCCTGCATGGAGATGGACCATTCAGTCCTGAACGTGCAGGGACAGTTCCTGCTGGAGATCTGGTGAATCTATGCTATTCAGGTGACTACTATCGCGAGGAAGTTATGAAAATGCTTGTCGGCAATGGCGGGCTTGTTGGTTATCTTGGCACCAATGATGGCCAGAAGGTAGAACGCATGATTGCTGAAGGAAATCAAAAGGCTAAACTGATATTTGATGCAATGGCCTATCAAATCGGCAAAGAAATAGGTGCAGCAAGCTCCGTTTTAAAAGGGAGAGTTGATGCGATTATTCTAACAGGCGGTCTTGCCTACGGGAAAAAATTCGTTAAAGAAATCTCTTCCTACATAGACTGGATCGCAGATGTGAATGTATTTCCAGGTGAAAATGAACTTCAGGCATTAACGGAAGGAGCTCTTCGCGTTCTCAGAGGTGAAGAAGAGGCGAAAGAATATCCAAATAAAAAAGTGAACTCTAAGATCTACAACCAGATTTAA
- the bcd gene encoding branched-chain amino acid dehydrogenase, with amino-acid sequence MEIFKYMEQYDYEQLVFCQDKQSGLKAIIAIHDTTLGPALGGTRMWTYASEADAIEDALRLAKGMTYKNAAAGLNLGGGKTVIIGDPRKDKNEEMFRAFGRYIQGLNGRYITAEDVGTTVEDMDLIHEETDFVTGISPAFGSSGNPSPVTAFGVYRGMKAAAKAAFGTDSLEGKTVAVQGVGNVAFNLCRHLHEEGAQLIVTDINKEAVQRAVEAFGAKVVNPDEIYGVDCDIYAPCALGATINDDTIPQIKAKVIAGAANNQLRETRHGDTIHEMGIAYAPDYVINAGGVINVADELLGYNSERAMKKVEGIYQNIERVFEIAKRDGIPTYAAADRLAEERIERMRNSRSQFLQNGQHILSRR; translated from the coding sequence ATGGAAATTTTCAAATATATGGAACAATATGATTATGAGCAATTGGTTTTTTGCCAAGATAAACAATCAGGTTTAAAAGCTATTATCGCTATTCATGATACAACTTTAGGTCCTGCACTTGGCGGAACGCGCATGTGGACATACGCTTCAGAAGCCGATGCTATTGAAGATGCTCTTCGTTTGGCTAAAGGCATGACTTACAAAAATGCAGCCGCAGGGTTAAACCTTGGGGGAGGAAAAACAGTCATCATCGGGGATCCGCGCAAAGATAAAAATGAAGAAATGTTCCGCGCTTTCGGCCGTTACATTCAAGGACTAAATGGCCGTTATATTACGGCTGAAGATGTAGGCACTACTGTGGAAGATATGGACTTGATCCACGAAGAAACAGATTTTGTAACGGGTATTTCACCTGCTTTCGGATCTTCAGGAAACCCTTCACCTGTAACGGCATTCGGTGTATACCGCGGAATGAAAGCTGCTGCAAAAGCTGCGTTTGGAACAGATTCATTGGAAGGCAAGACTGTTGCAGTTCAAGGTGTCGGCAACGTTGCTTTCAACCTCTGCAGACATTTGCACGAAGAAGGCGCACAGCTGATTGTGACGGATATTAATAAAGAAGCAGTTCAAAGAGCTGTTGAAGCTTTCGGTGCCAAAGTAGTAAATCCTGATGAAATTTACGGAGTGGACTGCGATATTTATGCACCATGTGCGCTTGGAGCTACTATTAATGACGATACAATTCCTCAAATTAAAGCCAAGGTCATTGCAGGTGCTGCCAATAACCAGTTAAGAGAAACTCGTCATGGCGATACGATTCATGAAATGGGAATTGCATACGCACCAGACTATGTCATTAATGCAGGCGGCGTGATAAACGTAGCAGATGAGCTGCTTGGGTACAACAGCGAAAGAGCAATGAAAAAAGTAGAGGGCATTTATCAAAATATTGAACGAGTATTTGAAATTGCAAAACGAGACGGCATCCCGACATATGCGGCTGCTGATCGTCTGGCTGAAGAGCGCATCGAAAGAATGAGAAATTCACGCAGCCAGTTTCTGCAAAATGGCCAGCACATTTTAAGCCGACGCTAA
- the yqiS gene encoding phosphate butyryltransferase, which translates to MNLEDLLEKAARLENKTVAVASAEDAEVLEAVIEASERGLANFILFGNKEEIEIMLQERSTDVNKFSIRHARSVDQASEFAVKAVFQNEADVLMKGNVPTAVILKAVLNKEYGLRTGKILSHVAVFEVPGYDRYTIVTDAAMNLAPDLDQKKQILANSVMVARKIGIDIPKVAPLAAVEVINPSMQATIDAAALTQMNKRGQIKDCIVDGPLALDNAVSFEAAEHKGIKSEVAGQSDILLVPTIEVGNVLYKSLMYFANAKVGAIVAGAKAPIVLTSRADSAESKLYSLALAICSS; encoded by the coding sequence ATGAACTTAGAAGACCTGCTAGAAAAAGCAGCCCGGCTTGAGAACAAAACGGTAGCAGTTGCATCTGCAGAAGATGCAGAAGTGCTTGAAGCAGTTATAGAGGCTTCAGAGCGGGGGCTTGCCAATTTTATTTTGTTCGGAAATAAAGAAGAAATCGAAATCATGCTTCAAGAAAGAAGTACGGATGTAAACAAGTTTTCAATTAGGCATGCAAGATCCGTTGACCAGGCTTCAGAATTTGCAGTTAAAGCTGTCTTTCAAAATGAAGCTGATGTTTTAATGAAAGGAAATGTTCCGACTGCCGTTATTTTAAAGGCTGTTTTAAACAAGGAATACGGACTTCGAACAGGCAAAATTCTTTCACATGTTGCTGTTTTTGAGGTGCCCGGCTACGACAGATATACAATTGTAACGGATGCAGCAATGAATCTTGCACCAGATCTAGACCAGAAAAAGCAAATTCTTGCAAATTCTGTCATGGTTGCAAGGAAGATTGGAATAGACATTCCAAAGGTGGCTCCGCTTGCAGCTGTTGAAGTTATAAATCCTTCCATGCAGGCAACGATTGATGCTGCTGCTCTAACGCAAATGAACAAAAGAGGCCAGATTAAAGATTGTATCGTTGATGGTCCTCTTGCACTTGATAATGCTGTTTCATTTGAAGCTGCAGAGCATAAAGGCATCAAAAGCGAAGTGGCAGGACAGTCTGATATCCTTTTAGTACCAACCATTGAAGTTGGAAATGTTTTATATAAATCGCTCATGTATTTTGCAAATGCAAAAGTAGGAGCCATTGTTGCAGGGGCAAAAGCGCCGATTGTTTTAACAAGCCGTGCTGATTCAGCCGAAAGCAAACTTTATTCGCTAGCTTTGGCGATTTGTTCAAGTTAA
- a CDS encoding sigma 54-interacting transcriptional regulator, whose translation MQKVLLVGAGQGGTTLLKMLMEIKAMEIIAVVDIEPDAPGMQLAKKLGILTSSEWKPLLSNKINIVIEATGSNEVFEDLLKCRSRNTVIIPGTVAHIISNLINQKENLITALKDITHKHETIFDSTNDGMIVIDDKERVILFNKTAERMTGLKKGDVIGRLIEKMIPSSKLPRILKTKEVEMNQEQVLENGLKIITTRIPIFDDTGALLGALSLFKDITDIVNLAEEMTNLKEIQTLLQAIIQSSDEAISVVDEEGRGILINPAYSRMTGLTEEQVLGKPATADISEGESMHMKVLETRRPVRGVRMKVGPGKKDVIVNVAPIIVDGILKGSVGIIHDMSEIQTLTTELNRARQIIRTLEAKYAFEDIIGASEEIKLAIEQAKLGAKTPATVLLRGESGTGKELFAHAIHNASDRKYNKFIRVNCAAISETLLESELFGYEEGAFSGAKRGGKRGFFEEANKGSIFLDEIGELSANVQAKLLRVLQEKEIVRVGSTKSIPINVRVIAATNINIEKAMADGTFREDLYYRLNRYPISIPPLRNRKRDIPMLAEHLIRKLNQDYGRSIEGIEESALDRLVAHSWPGNVRELENVIGRAMIFMKYNEMEIAATHLPELAQNDEKKSGGKAYPIESAGNQTLAESIEQLEEVLIREALNKHNFNRTKTALSLGISLRNLYYKIEKYNLAK comes from the coding sequence ATGCAAAAGGTCTTGTTGGTGGGGGCGGGACAAGGCGGGACAACACTGCTCAAAATGCTTATGGAAATAAAAGCTATGGAAATCATAGCGGTTGTGGATATTGAGCCGGATGCGCCAGGAATGCAGCTTGCAAAAAAGCTGGGAATCTTGACAAGTTCTGAATGGAAGCCGCTTTTATCCAATAAGATCAATATTGTCATAGAGGCAACTGGCAGCAATGAGGTCTTTGAGGACCTTCTTAAATGCAGAAGCAGGAATACGGTTATTATTCCGGGCACTGTCGCTCACATCATTTCCAATCTTATCAATCAGAAAGAAAATTTGATTACAGCTTTAAAGGATATAACACATAAACATGAAACTATTTTTGATTCAACGAATGATGGCATGATCGTCATTGATGATAAGGAACGGGTTATCCTATTTAATAAAACAGCAGAGCGGATGACAGGGCTAAAAAAGGGAGATGTAATTGGCCGTCTAATCGAAAAGATGATTCCTTCAAGCAAGCTTCCAAGGATTCTGAAAACAAAAGAAGTCGAAATGAATCAGGAACAGGTTCTTGAAAATGGTCTTAAAATCATTACGACGAGGATCCCGATCTTTGATGACACAGGAGCACTGCTCGGCGCCCTTTCTTTGTTTAAAGATATCACTGATATAGTGAACCTGGCAGAAGAGATGACGAACTTAAAGGAGATTCAAACGCTCCTTCAGGCCATCATTCAATCATCTGACGAGGCCATTTCTGTTGTAGATGAAGAAGGAAGAGGAATTCTAATCAATCCTGCCTATTCAAGGATGACTGGCCTGACAGAAGAACAAGTGCTGGGAAAGCCTGCAACGGCTGATATTTCTGAAGGTGAAAGCATGCATATGAAGGTTCTTGAAACGAGGAGACCTGTAAGAGGCGTGAGGATGAAGGTGGGTCCGGGCAAGAAAGATGTCATTGTAAATGTAGCTCCGATCATTGTGGATGGGATACTAAAAGGAAGTGTGGGCATTATTCATGATATGTCCGAGATCCAAACTTTAACAACAGAATTGAACAGGGCCAGACAAATTATCAGAACACTAGAAGCGAAGTATGCCTTTGAAGATATCATTGGAGCAAGCGAAGAAATCAAACTTGCGATTGAGCAGGCCAAGCTTGGAGCTAAAACACCTGCGACTGTTCTTCTCAGAGGGGAATCAGGGACAGGAAAAGAGCTATTTGCCCATGCGATACATAACGCAAGTGACAGAAAGTATAACAAGTTTATCCGTGTGAATTGTGCGGCTATTTCAGAAACACTGCTTGAAAGTGAACTGTTTGGCTATGAGGAAGGGGCATTCTCAGGAGCGAAACGGGGCGGAAAAAGAGGGTTTTTTGAAGAAGCCAATAAAGGGAGCATTTTTCTGGATGAAATTGGAGAACTTTCGGCAAATGTACAGGCCAAACTGCTTCGGGTGCTGCAGGAAAAAGAAATTGTCAGGGTCGGTTCGACAAAGTCCATTCCAATCAATGTGAGAGTCATTGCCGCAACAAATATTAATATAGAAAAAGCTATGGCAGACGGCACTTTCCGAGAAGATTTGTATTACAGATTAAATCGCTACCCAATTTCCATTCCACCGCTCAGGAACAGAAAAAGAGATATCCCAATGCTTGCTGAGCACCTAATCAGGAAACTAAATCAGGACTATGGCAGAAGTATTGAAGGAATTGAAGAATCAGCTTTGGACAGGCTTGTTGCGCACAGCTGGCCCGGGAATGTAAGAGAACTTGAGAATGTCATTGGAAGAGCCATGATTTTTATGAAATACAATGAAATGGAAATTGCCGCTACGCATTTGCCGGAACTTGCGCAGAATGATGAAAAAAAGTCAGGCGGAAAAGCCTATCCCATAGAAAGTGCAGGCAATCAAACTCTTGCAGAATCCATAGAGCAGCTTGAGGAAGTGCTCATAAGGGAAGCACTGAACAAGCATAACTTTAATCGGACAAAAACCGCCCTTTCATTAGGTATTTCGCTTAGAAACCTGTATTATAAAATAGAAAAATACAATCTTGCAAAGTAA
- a CDS encoding DUF2627 domain-containing protein, which translates to MIRIFALLIMVIPGVLAGYGIKLMRDMLFGILQAPFPNLWLQFIAGLLLFAGGLSFVAGFIFYRDRKRNKVQKKFQKNKRTPLV; encoded by the coding sequence ATGATACGAATTTTCGCTCTATTAATAATGGTGATACCTGGAGTTTTGGCAGGCTACGGCATTAAATTAATGCGTGACATGCTCTTCGGTATTCTTCAGGCACCTTTTCCAAACCTATGGCTGCAATTTATTGCCGGGCTGCTTTTATTTGCAGGAGGATTAAGTTTTGTTGCAGGATTTATTTTTTACCGTGACCGCAAACGAAATAAAGTGCAGAAAAAATTTCAGAAAAACAAAAGAACCCCGTTAGTTTGA